CTTCGCTGGTCCAGGAAGGAGACGTGCATGCAACACAACTTGGATATATAGATACTTATAGTTCAATTAGTCGTTGACCTTTGTGTTTAATATCATTCGATGATCATTTGACCTGTCTTTGTTTATGTTACCCCTTCTAATTAATTAGGTTATCTTCGGAAAAAGTTTAATAGGTTTAAAAAAATCACCATTCATCATTCATcgtcatttatttatttgttttggttgagAATCTTCCCATTGATCAGGTCCAGTTTCTCAAACACAAACTTTACATTGACAATAGAAATTGAACTATAAGTCTCTATCTGATTGGGAATTTAACTACGTACCTGCGCCTTCTATATCCAATAGGCACTTAACCAGTCCAAATTCTGGTTCGATTATTAAGTGTACTCTCCCATTACTGAGGAACAACCAGTTTTACTAAAGCCCCGGAAAATACCAAGTCTGATTTGGTTCCATTGGTAAGAAGTAAAAACTATACTATTACATtattacaaagaagaaaatatcgGAAGTAGTATAAAATGCAAGATATgatatacatatacatttttttttgggcaaatcaAGATATGTATATTACATACATACtactatgtattaattatttaGGTAGTCAAAATTTCAATATGAAGTGAGACCCCTTTACACTATATTGTCATTTTcgataaatttaaattattagttACTTATTGTATTtataacttaaatttttttaacttgtatGAAAGGGAAGAAATAATTATAGcataaataaaatcatcaatttattagttttattttttgatcGAAATACATAAATGCCAGAAAATAGATTTGaatatttgatgttgtttgttacatttgtctaagttctcttttatattgGGCCAAAATTGGGCCCAACTATACtattctcctctctctctccttcgcGGCGAAGCGAGACAGACTCACTTCAATGGACTCATCTCTGCTCTCGGCAGCTACGGCCGATGCCTTCAACGGCAATGCGGGGGATCAGATTCCTCCTCCGCTACAGCCTCCGGGCACGGATATGACTGGTATCTCCTTCAGGGATCAGCTCTGGATCAATACGTTCCCACTTGATCGTAACTACATCTTCGATTACTTCGCTTTGTCTCCCTTCTACGATACAACCTGCAACAACGAGAATCTTCGGAGAAGATCCATTCACCCTCTCGATATCTCTCACCTCTCGTAAGTCCTTCTCCTCCTCACTCGTTTCACCCTTTTCCAATTtcgatttttcttttcaaataaataataaaggtTTCAATTTTTAGGTCAGATTAGGGTTTGCTCTCTTTGATTCTTGAGATAGATTTAGGTTTTACATTCAGTGACAGTGTTTGATTGAACTCATTGATTGATCATGTTAGGAAGATGACAGGATTAGAGTATATGTTAACTGATGCTACTGAACCAAACATGTTCGTCATCCGTAAGCAAAAGAGGGATGGTCCTGAGAAAGTCACACCAATGCTAACGTATTATATCTTGGATGGTTCTATATACCAAGCTCCACAGCTTTGTAGTGTCTTTGCAGCTCGAGTTGTAAgttgtttcttcctcttttctcttttggggtCTTTAGTTTCtggtatgttttgttttacttctcttttctcattttgtgtgtgtgtgtgtggaacCAGAGTCGGACTGTTTATCATATATCCAAGGCTTTCTCTGATGCTGCATCGAAATTGGAGACCATTAGACAAGGtaagtttcattttctttcaaNNNNNNNNNNNNNNNNNNNNNNNNNNNNNNNNNNNNNNNNNNNNNNNNNNNNNNNNNNNNNNNNNNNNNNNNNNNNNNNNNNNNNNNNNNNNNNNNNNNNNNNNNNNNNNNNNNNNNNNNNNNNNNNNNNNNNNNNNNNNNNNNNNNNNNNNNNNNNNNNNNNNNNNNNNNNNNNNNNNNNNNNNNNNNNNNNNNNNNNNNNNNNNNNNNNNNNNNNNNNNNNNNNtttgggggggggggggggtgctTTAAATGAGAGTTGGCTTCTTTAGtttctcattttgtttgttttttttgaagcAGAGACGGACTGTTTATTATATATCCAAGGCTTTCTCTGATGCTGCATCGAAGTTGGAGACCATTAGACAAGGtaagtttcattttctttcaaaatattgatGGCTCTGTTCTCAATTGATGTGTTACAAAATACAAAGAGTTTTGCCAGCTTGGCCATTTAATCCAAGAAACTGGGACGATCTATATATGTTCTTTGTATGAACTGATTGCCGATGCATGTGTGCTTAGTTGAATTAGCCAGAAGTTTTTTAGTTAACTGAGGAAGCTAATTCTATTTATAATCAAGCCCACGGGCAATGTTGAACAAGTTTATGGTGTGTTGCACATGAGATAACATCGTCAGTAATGTGATTTTATCTATGTATTTTCAGTCGATACTGAAAACCAGAAGGAACCTTCTGAGACGAAGCCTGCTAGTGAGACTGTTGATCTAAAAGAAATGAAGCGAGTTGATACCATTCTTACCTCGTTATACCGCAAGGTAACTCTGAGAAAATGCATTTTCTGGATTACTAACATCTCTTGCTACCATGATGAATGTTATGTACCCCAGCACATAACATTCATGCTCTTGGCTAGCATAAATGCTTCTTGGCTTACATAACTCTGAGAAAATACATTTTGTTTCCTTCTGATTGagacttgttctttttttttggtgttgcgGTGTGTAGTTAGCCCCAgcacctccacctccaccgtTTCCTGAAGGTTATGTAAGCCAAGAAGCATTAGGAGAAAAGGATGAGCTTGGAACACAAGGAGGAGAGTCTCAACCGCCTCAAATCGATCCTATTATCGATCAAGGTCCTGCTAAAAGAATGAAGTTCTAAGCTTATAGTTATGAAGATTGTTTCCATCATCTATGCTTGTAAATAGAATTTTTAGGTATCATCAAAGAATCTTCCCCTTTTTAAGTCTTTTACTCATCTTTTAATTTGAACTCGTTACACAATTCTTGACCTAATTACTTCTCATAAATTTTCGCTAAACGAGAATCATCTCACCGCAACTACCCTAAGGTCAACTAATGGCAATAGCTGCAGCATGTATTTACTTCAATATCTATATCATGTAGAATTGTAGATTGTTACATCAGAAGATAGTTACATCATTTACCGTGTGAAATCGAAAGATAGTTGCATCATCAAAACTAATGGCTTGTGTTGGTCAATGGTAACTGGATTTGatctcttaattaatttattgccAAGTCCTCTTCTTGCCCAACTTGATTAGTTTACTTCCTCTCTCTAACCCGGCTATATAATCATCATGGTTTCAAGTATCAACTGCAAATTGGTTTTAATTCAATAACATTCACACATCTTAGCTGCGATGAAAGCTGGGTCATCAAGATCCACCATCCTCTTATACGTTCTTGTTCTCTCGCTGGTCTTGACTCCAATACTTCCATGTCAAGCAACTAGTTTGCCTCTAGGAGGTAACCTACTTATCTCTGCATATTCTCTAATTTACAATATCACTCTCTGTTTCCTTATTTCTTAGAGGGAAATaatgatgttttcttttttcaatgtAAAGGTGGAGGGCGTAAGTTGATGGCGCCGTCACCACCAATTCTCATGTGTCCACAGTGTGCATGTTGTGCACCTGCTCCACCCGGTTTTTGCTGCCCATGTCGTTGTCCAGGCGGTCCCTAAAAAGTTGGTGACTTCTACTCATGAGTCTGTGATGAGTAATACATGTGTGATCTTTTagtttatatgtataaataagtaaaacaaaaagtgtACTCTTACTCTTTGTGTGTCTGAATAAGAAGGGCTCTGCTGTATGTTTTCAAGTTTATTAGTAATGGTGTCCTCCTTGGAGAAATTGCTAAACAAATTGGATGACGAGAATTTAGAAGAGACCAAATAGGTAAcgaagaaaatacaaaaaaatgaaggGTAATACTAAAGTAGTGTCATGCCCGCAGCGGATCACTGAAAATACGGGACCGTCACAATCGGCCCGTTTGGGCGCGGGCATGCCCGTTTGACATCCCTAGGTAATAGTATCACGAAATAGCCTTTTTTCATTGTATAACACATTCCAAAATTTAAATAGCTTCCTAGTTCGTATGACACTACAATATTTTCTGACCAAGTTGCTCTCCCTAGCATCTCCTAGTCAGTTTATAATGGGCTCAGAAAATATTTGACATAg
The Camelina sativa cultivar DH55 chromosome 15, Cs, whole genome shotgun sequence DNA segment above includes these coding regions:
- the LOC104746563 gene encoding mediator of RNA polymerase II transcription subunit 6-like isoform X1 yields the protein MDSSLLSAATADAFNGNAGDQIPPPLQPPGTDMTGISFRDQLWINTFPLDRNYIFDYFALSPFYDTTCNNENLRRRSIHPLDISHLSKMTGLEYMLTDATEPNMFVIRKQKRDGPEKVTPMLTYYILDGSIYQAPQLCSVFAARVRRTVYYISKAFSDAASKLETIRQVDTENQKEPSETKPASETVDLKEMKRVDTILTSLYRKLAPAPPPPPFPEGYVSQEALGEKDELGTQGGESQPPQIDPIIDQGPAKRMKF
- the LOC104746563 gene encoding mediator of RNA polymerase II transcription subunit 6-like isoform X2; amino-acid sequence: MDSSLLSAATADAFNGNAGDQIPPPLQPPGTDMTGISFRDQLWINTFPLDRNYIFDYFALSPFYDTTCNNENLRRRSIHPLDISHLSKMTGLEYMLTDATEPNMFVIRKQKRDGPEKVTPMLTYYILDGSIYQAPQLCSVFAARVSRTVYHISKAFSDAASKLETIRQVDTENQKEPSETKPASETVDLKEMKRVDTILTSLYRKLAPAPPPPPFPEGYVSQEALGEKDELGTQGGESQPPQIDPIIDQGPAKRMKF
- the LOC109129233 gene encoding uncharacterized protein LOC109129233; protein product: MKAGSSRSTILLYVLVLSLVLTPILPCQATSLPLGGGGRKLMAPSPPILMCPQCACCAPAPPGFCCPCRCPGGP